One part of the Hydra vulgaris chromosome 01, alternate assembly HydraT2T_AEP genome encodes these proteins:
- the LOC100211221 gene encoding eukaryotic initiation factor 4A-I, translating to MSEDYYQSQPDYDESKLLTTEGDGTIIKSTWTEVIDNFDDMNLQENLLRGIFAYGFEKPSAIQQRAIMPAIKGYDVIAQAQSGTGKTATFSIAILQKLDLSNFNAQALVLAPTRELAQQIQKVIMALGDYQKVKVHGCIGGTAVRQDLDVLNAGVHVVVGTPGRVFDMISRGALNTDSLKMFILDEADEMLSRGFKDQIYDVFRRLPSSIQVILLSATMPDDVLEVTKRFMRDPINILVKKEELTLEGIKQFFINVEKEEWKLETLTDLYDTMTITQAVIFLNTRRKVDWLKEKLNEKLFTVSSMHGDMDQSERDLIMKEFRSGSSRVLITTDLLARGIDVQQVSLVINYDLPTNRENYIHRIGRGGRFGRKGVAINFVSQEDVRVLKDIETFYNTKIEEMPMNVADLI from the exons ATGTCCGAAGATTATTATCAAAG CCAACCAGATTATGACGAGAGCAAGTTGCTCACAACTGAAGGAGATGGTACTATCATTAAGTCAACATGGACTGAAGTCATTGACAATTTTGACGATATGAACTTACAGGAAAACCTCCTCAGAGGTATTTTTGCCTATGGTTTTGAAAAACCTTCTGCCATTCAGCAGAGAGCAATTATGCCAGCTATTAAAG GTTATGATGTCATTGCACAAGCTCAATCTGGTACTGGTAAAACTGCCACTTTTTCTATTGCAATTTTACAAAAGTTGGATCTAAGCAATTTTAATGCCCAAGCTCTTGTTCTGGCTCCTACTCGTGAGTTAGCGCAGCAG ATTCAAAAAGTAATCATGGCACTTGGTGATTATCAAAAAGTTAAGGTTCACGGTTGCATTGGTGGCACCGCTGTTCGCCAAgatttagatgttttaaatgcTGGTGTACATGTTGTTGTTGGTACTCCAGGTCGAGTATTTGACATGATTAGCAGAGGTGCTCTGAATACTGATAGcctaaaaatgtttattctaGATGAAGCTGATGAGATGTTATCTCGTGGTTTTAAAGATCAAATTTATGATGTTTTTAGGAGACTTCCTTCTTCTATTCAG GTTATTCTTTTATCAGCAACCATGCCTGATGATGTGTTAGAAGTTACAAAAAGATTTATGAGAGATCCTATCAATATATTGGTTAAAAAAGAGGAATTGACCCTTGAGGGTATCaagcaattttttatcaatgttgaAAAAGAG GAATGGAAATTGGAAACACTTACTGATTTGTATGATACAATGACCATTACGCAAGCTGTTATTTTCTTGAATACGCGAAGGAAAGTTGACTggctaaaagaaaaattaaatgaaaagttgTTTACTGTTTCATCTATGCATGGTGATATGGATCAGAGTGAACGTGACTTGATTATGAAAGAGTTTCGATCAGGATCTAGTCGTGTTTTAATTACCACAGATCTTTTG gCACGAGGTATTGATGTTCAGCAAGTTTCGTTGGTTATCAATTATGACTTGCCAACCAACAGGGAAAATTATATTCACAG aattggTCGCGGTGGTCGTTTTGGTAGGAAAGGTGTCGCTATTAACTTTGTTAGTCAAGAAGATGTTCGTGTTTTAAAGGATATCGAAACTTTTTATAACACTAAAATTGAAGAAATGCCCATGAATGTTGCTGAcctaatttaa